A DNA window from Cervus canadensis isolate Bull #8, Minnesota chromosome 30, ASM1932006v1, whole genome shotgun sequence contains the following coding sequences:
- the TEX48 gene encoding testis-expressed protein 48 — protein sequence MAAHQNLASKIFSLCCKCCEKPDAADDSKIPNQTQELQLSKHGVQKDELNRQSLEHSDAAPCMSLGKATLPSEKTTSCFSSSEYGEFEPGALTLTGNLWVCECSLNVCFSLQTARTVELVSSAERGGNVRTRMGPILFSRPLHFTRQTAVTECSDKGTNTSQTEAEAGAGVGRGAHDSQTTPDLILTRDGGDRNSLSRPKAEASLRVLLSFLLSDVNSQVSKRGFHKRRLSRYSQDHWPYQPCLIGRP from the exons ATGG CAGCCCACCAAAATCTGGCCTCGAAGATCTTCTCTTTATGCTGCAAATGCTGTGAGAAACCCGATGCTGCAGATGACTCCAAGATCCCCAATCAAACCCAAGAGCTTCAGCTGTCGAAGCATG GTGTGCAGAAGGATGAGCTCAACAGACAAAGTCTTGAGCACAGTGATGCAGCACCCTGCATGAGTCTGGGGAAAGCCACGCTCCCCTCAGAAAAGACAACTTCCTGTTTCAGCAGCAGTGAGTATGGTGAGTTTGAACCTGGGGCCCTAACGCTGACCGGGAACCTCTGGG TGTGTGAGTGTTCACTTAATGTCTGCTTCAGCCTCCAAACG gcaagaacagtggagttgGTAAGCTCAGCAGAGCGTGGTGGTAATGTCAGAACCAGGATGGGCCCAATTCTATTTTCTAGGCCACTGCATTTCACAAGACAAACTGCTGTCACTGAATGCTCCGATAAGGGTACCAACACGTCCCAGACCGAggcggaggcgggggcgggggtggggcggggcgcaCACGACTCACAGACTACTCCAGATTTGATACTGACCAGGGATGGAGGTGACCGGAACAGTCTATCCAGGCCCAAAGCAGAGGCTTCGCTCAgggttcttctttccttcctcctttcagaTGTAAATTCACAAGTTTCCAAGAGAGGGTTTCACAAGAGAAGGCTCAGCCGCTACTCCCAGGATCACTGGCCGTACCAACCATGCCTCATCGGGAGGCCCTGA